In one Tessaracoccus palaemonis genomic region, the following are encoded:
- a CDS encoding metallophosphoesterase, translating into MGHPILKAAAVTAAAGAACFSWGLFEAGLYTLRRAEVRVLRPGARELKLLHISDVHLLHTQRRKLAFLSSLASLEPDLVVNTGDNLTEAAAVEPLLEALAPLSFAPGAFVFGSNDYYPPSFRNPVKYVSRRPRTVRHPRVELPWRELKSGLESFGWVDLDNRRAQLDVGGLHLDLRGTDDAHLNRDEYEQVAGPFDPAADLKLGVTHAPYLRVLDQLTADDPDLILAGHTHGGQVCVPGYGALATNCDIEPARVKGLSEHTVGPHTSALHVSAGLGTSRYAPYRFACRPEVTMLTLQPRL; encoded by the coding sequence ATGGGGCATCCGATCCTGAAGGCGGCGGCCGTGACGGCCGCCGCCGGAGCCGCGTGTTTCTCCTGGGGACTGTTCGAGGCCGGGCTGTACACCCTGCGCCGGGCAGAGGTCCGGGTGCTGCGCCCGGGCGCGCGTGAGCTGAAGCTGCTGCACATCTCCGACGTGCACCTGCTCCACACGCAACGCCGCAAGCTGGCCTTCCTGTCATCGCTCGCCTCGCTCGAGCCGGACCTCGTCGTCAACACTGGCGACAACCTCACCGAGGCCGCGGCCGTCGAGCCGTTGCTTGAGGCACTCGCCCCGCTGTCGTTCGCGCCCGGCGCCTTCGTGTTCGGGTCCAACGACTACTACCCGCCGAGCTTCCGGAACCCGGTCAAGTACGTCTCCCGTCGGCCGCGCACTGTCCGGCATCCCCGGGTCGAACTCCCCTGGCGCGAACTCAAGTCCGGACTGGAGAGCTTCGGCTGGGTCGACCTGGACAACCGCCGGGCGCAACTCGACGTCGGCGGCCTGCACCTCGACCTGCGAGGCACCGACGACGCGCACCTGAACCGCGACGAGTACGAACAGGTGGCCGGGCCCTTCGACCCTGCGGCCGACCTCAAGCTCGGCGTCACCCACGCGCCGTACCTGAGGGTGCTCGACCAGCTCACCGCTGACGACCCCGACCTGATTCTGGCCGGCCACACACACGGCGGACAGGTCTGCGTGCCCGGCTACGGCGCGCTCGCGACCAACTGCGACATCGAGCCCGCCCGGGTGAAGGGCCTGTCCGAGCACACCGTCGGGCCGCACACGTCCGCGCTGCACGTGTCTGCGGGCCTCGGCACGTCGAGGTACGCCCCGTACCGGTTCGCGTGCCGACCGGAGGTCACGATGCTGACCCTGCAGCCCCGACTGTGA
- a CDS encoding NUDIX hydrolase produces MTAPFDKLRGAPFDRLRTALAADPRPRTLGFDRTPRGERAAAVLMLFTRDTDPALTFVTRAETLRNHAGQVALPGGAVDPGDIDATDTALREADEEIGLNRRSVSLLGQLPPLWVPASRFDVTTVVATWPGDATLAPMDPAETGSVERFTISELTDPANRVTARHPVGFTGPAFAMGEVFIWGLTAHLVDWVLDLAGWARHWDIDRVVDIPAQFLRD; encoded by the coding sequence ATGACGGCGCCCTTCGACAAGCTCAGGGGAGCCCCCTTCGACAGGCTCAGGACTGCGCTCGCAGCGGATCCGCGGCCCAGGACGCTGGGGTTCGACCGGACGCCCCGCGGCGAGCGGGCCGCTGCGGTGCTGATGCTCTTCACCCGGGACACCGACCCCGCCCTGACCTTCGTCACCCGGGCCGAGACCCTGCGCAACCATGCGGGCCAGGTCGCGCTCCCCGGCGGGGCGGTGGACCCCGGCGACATCGACGCCACCGACACCGCGTTGCGGGAGGCCGACGAGGAGATCGGTCTCAACCGCCGCTCGGTCAGCCTGCTCGGGCAGCTCCCTCCCCTCTGGGTCCCCGCCTCCAGGTTCGACGTGACGACGGTTGTCGCCACCTGGCCCGGAGACGCGACGCTGGCGCCGATGGACCCCGCCGAGACTGGCTCCGTCGAGCGGTTCACCATCTCCGAACTCACTGACCCGGCCAACCGCGTCACCGCCCGCCACCCCGTCGGATTCACGGGCCCGGCGTTCGCGATGGGCGAAGTCTTCATCTGGGGCCTGACCGCCCATCTCGTGGACTGGGTGCTCGATCTGGCAGGATGGGCGCGACACTGGGACATCGACCGCGTCGTCGACATCCCCGCGCAGTTCCTCCGGGACTGA
- a CDS encoding phage holin family protein → MPIEPRHPLVEIKDAVSEFVSTEAELAKAELKPTAKAAGVGAGFFAGAALFAFHAIWMLVILVALAIGLLLHAVTPLGPWASFTLGFLVSVLFSLLVAGVLFTLGRGKFAQVKKPEATLAEAKATLDAVVDAIASRPSPGAVVKPAPSDDELERAFGRP, encoded by the coding sequence ATGCCCATTGAGCCACGCCATCCCCTCGTCGAGATCAAGGACGCCGTCTCGGAGTTCGTCAGCACCGAGGCCGAGCTCGCCAAGGCCGAGCTGAAGCCCACGGCGAAGGCGGCCGGAGTCGGAGCGGGGTTCTTCGCGGGCGCGGCGCTGTTCGCGTTCCACGCCATCTGGATGCTGGTGATCCTCGTCGCGCTGGCCATCGGCCTGCTGCTGCACGCCGTGACCCCGCTTGGCCCGTGGGCATCGTTCACCCTCGGCTTCCTGGTCAGCGTGCTGTTCTCGCTGCTTGTGGCCGGTGTCCTGTTCACGCTGGGCCGCGGGAAGTTCGCCCAGGTGAAGAAGCCCGAGGCGACGCTGGCCGAGGCGAAGGCGACCCTCGACGCGGTCGTCGACGCCATCGCCTCGCGGCCGTCACCGGGTGCCGTGGTCAAGCCGGCCCCGTCTGACGATGAGCTCGAGCGGGCATTCGGCCGCCCCTGA
- a CDS encoding RidA family protein: protein MSAAERLAELGIQLPDVAVPVGAYVPAARVGSQVWTSGQLPFIDGRLPLTGKVGAEVTQEAATDAARTAALNALAAAAAVAGGIDAITRIVKVVVYVASEASFTAQPAVAGGASTVLGEIFGEAGVHVRSAVGVAVLPLDSPVEVELVVEA, encoded by the coding sequence ATGAGCGCCGCTGAGCGCCTGGCGGAGCTCGGCATCCAGCTGCCGGACGTCGCCGTCCCCGTCGGCGCCTATGTTCCGGCCGCCCGGGTGGGCAGCCAGGTGTGGACGTCAGGTCAGCTCCCCTTCATCGACGGGAGGCTGCCCCTGACCGGCAAGGTCGGGGCGGAGGTGACGCAGGAGGCGGCGACCGACGCCGCCCGCACAGCCGCGCTCAACGCGCTGGCCGCCGCCGCCGCGGTGGCAGGCGGGATAGACGCGATCACCCGCATCGTCAAGGTCGTCGTCTACGTCGCAAGCGAGGCATCATTCACCGCGCAGCCGGCCGTCGCCGGCGGAGCGTCGACCGTGCTCGGGGAGATCTTCGGCGAGGCCGGGGTGCATGTCCGCAGCGCCGTCGGGGTGGCCGTGCTGCCGCTGGACTCGCCGGTCGAGGTCGAGCTGGTTGTCGAGGCCTGA
- a CDS encoding transglycosylase domain-containing protein, with product MKSASLSQKAYSLLMFLAVSVLAGLLLSGLAVPLTALAGGGAKLAADSLDDIPADLETPTQSQRSVVLMADGSELATFYDENRVYVPLEDISTNMQDAQIAIEDHRFYEHGAIDFQGFGRALLKTLSGDTQGASTLTQQYVKLVRVETASVSGDAEAVRAATEVTLERKIIEARYAMALEERLTKDEILERYLNIAYYGDGAYGVEAAAQHYFGTSAKELTLGQSALLAGIVQNPVNLNPVNHTQRALDRRDVVLNQMVKWGMISEDTAAEAKKETFEPKQVTPTPNGCMASDYPFLCDYVRLTLLSDDMTSMGDTKEERANRLNRGGLTIQTLIDPVAQDSAEAAVALQVAPTDAAIATSVLIQPKTGLIVAMAQSRPDMGTGKGETYWNYNASKALGGAEGYQAGSTFKTFTIASALDQGMTPQKTYNAPGQMQFRGQTFKNCDGSFTFNQDYLLGNQYLRGYGTINMLKAAQNSVNTYFMQLIRDTGICSSIEMAQKAGVELASGDSLKTMQNYPSFVLGTADVTPISMAEAYATFANRGKHCNPIILESVETVEGANLEVPDANCKQVIKKDVADGVNYILQSVAEQGTGRPAAINDGRDEAGKTGTTNNATAVWYAGYTPELAGVAMIAVDKTNDYWEGRSQSLTGLRVKGGYLAGTGGGDAGLIWKAAMKSALRDLPKTSFTQPSDEILEGVKVKVPDVSGMSYNEAKETLEAAGFSTQRWGIYSNYSVGTFLGISPSGTATKFSTISLKVSVGPKPVAAEPEKEDEDKSSDSDKKDDSKKDDSKKDDKDDGD from the coding sequence ATGAAGTCAGCCTCCCTGAGCCAGAAGGCGTACTCCCTGCTGATGTTCCTGGCGGTGAGCGTGCTGGCCGGCCTGCTCCTCTCCGGACTCGCCGTGCCACTGACCGCGCTGGCCGGCGGGGGAGCCAAGCTCGCCGCCGACTCTCTCGACGACATCCCCGCGGACCTGGAGACGCCCACGCAGTCCCAGCGTTCCGTCGTGCTGATGGCCGACGGGTCCGAGCTGGCCACGTTCTATGACGAGAACCGCGTCTATGTGCCGCTCGAGGACATCTCAACCAACATGCAGGACGCGCAGATCGCGATCGAGGACCACCGCTTCTACGAGCACGGCGCCATCGACTTCCAGGGCTTCGGCCGCGCACTGCTGAAGACGCTGTCGGGCGATACCCAGGGCGCCTCGACGCTGACGCAGCAGTACGTGAAGCTCGTGCGCGTCGAGACGGCCTCCGTGTCGGGCGACGCCGAGGCCGTCCGCGCCGCCACCGAGGTGACGCTGGAGCGCAAGATCATCGAGGCCCGCTACGCCATGGCCCTCGAGGAGCGGCTGACGAAGGACGAGATCCTCGAGCGCTACCTCAACATCGCGTACTACGGCGACGGCGCCTACGGCGTCGAGGCCGCCGCCCAGCACTACTTCGGCACGTCGGCCAAGGAGCTGACGCTGGGGCAGTCCGCGCTGCTTGCCGGCATCGTGCAGAACCCCGTGAACCTGAACCCGGTCAACCACACGCAGCGCGCGCTCGACCGCCGCGACGTGGTGCTGAACCAGATGGTCAAGTGGGGCATGATCTCCGAGGACACCGCCGCCGAGGCGAAGAAGGAGACCTTCGAGCCCAAGCAGGTCACCCCGACGCCCAACGGGTGCATGGCGTCGGACTACCCGTTCCTGTGCGACTACGTGCGCCTCACCCTCCTCTCGGACGACATGACCAGCATGGGCGACACGAAGGAGGAGCGCGCCAACCGCCTGAACCGCGGCGGCCTGACCATTCAGACGCTCATCGACCCCGTCGCCCAGGACTCCGCGGAGGCCGCCGTCGCGCTGCAGGTAGCCCCGACCGACGCGGCGATCGCCACGAGCGTGCTGATCCAGCCGAAGACCGGGCTGATCGTCGCCATGGCCCAGTCCAGACCGGACATGGGCACGGGCAAGGGCGAGACGTACTGGAACTACAACGCGTCGAAGGCGCTGGGTGGCGCGGAGGGCTACCAGGCCGGTTCGACGTTCAAGACGTTCACGATCGCCTCGGCCCTCGACCAGGGCATGACTCCGCAGAAGACGTACAACGCGCCGGGCCAGATGCAGTTCCGGGGGCAGACCTTCAAGAACTGCGACGGCTCCTTCACGTTCAACCAGGACTACCTGCTCGGCAACCAGTACCTGCGTGGCTACGGCACCATCAACATGCTCAAGGCCGCCCAGAACTCGGTCAACACGTACTTCATGCAGCTGATCCGCGACACGGGCATCTGCTCGTCGATCGAGATGGCGCAGAAGGCCGGCGTCGAGCTGGCCAGCGGCGACAGCCTCAAAACCATGCAGAACTACCCGTCCTTCGTGCTCGGCACCGCGGACGTGACGCCGATCTCCATGGCGGAGGCCTACGCGACGTTCGCCAACCGCGGCAAGCACTGCAACCCGATCATCCTCGAGAGCGTCGAGACGGTCGAGGGGGCCAACCTCGAGGTGCCCGACGCGAACTGCAAGCAGGTCATCAAGAAGGACGTGGCCGACGGCGTCAACTACATCCTCCAGTCGGTCGCCGAGCAGGGCACCGGCCGACCCGCGGCCATCAACGACGGTCGCGACGAGGCCGGCAAGACCGGTACGACCAACAACGCGACCGCCGTCTGGTACGCGGGCTACACCCCCGAGCTTGCCGGCGTGGCGATGATCGCCGTCGACAAGACCAACGACTACTGGGAGGGCCGGAGCCAGTCCCTGACGGGCCTGCGGGTCAAGGGCGGCTACCTCGCCGGTACGGGTGGCGGCGACGCCGGCCTGATCTGGAAGGCGGCCATGAAGTCCGCTCTCCGAGACCTCCCGAAGACCAGCTTCACCCAGCCGTCCGACGAGATCCTCGAGGGCGTCAAGGTCAAGGTCCCCGACGTGTCGGGCATGTCCTACAACGAGGCGAAGGAGACGCTCGAGGCGGCCGGGTTCAGCACCCAGCGCTGGGGCATCTACTCCAACTACTCCGTGGGCACGTTCCTGGGCATCTCCCCCTCGGGCACAGCCACGAAGTTCTCGACGATCAGCCTGAAGGTCTCCGTCGGGCCGAAGCCGGTCGCGGCCGAACCCGAGAAGGAGGATGAGGACAAGTCCTCCGACAGTGACAAGAAGGATGACTCCAAGAAGGACGACTCCAAGAAGGACGACAAGGACGACGGCGACTGA
- a CDS encoding restriction endonuclease: protein MTACYFIRLGKQGTFVQDAVERGYVGVDYGMVDDFKGKFPDEWTAFNKTYIPRYLDLHPDKTKVAAGLACGTIWTLGKGMKDGDLVVTPDPAGILHVGRVTGPYAFVPGEELPHRRPVSWQFGTINRDEMSAELRRSTDRYPATVSNISQHLAEIESLLQEYPQLVSTDPDVEDPVQFALEKYLEEFLVDNWTRTELGKRYDIYCDDEGNQIGRQYQSDTGPLDILAVSKDGADSLSSSSRGERPATQSSGRSSATWATSRIRWPSPLKQFAA, encoded by the coding sequence ATGACGGCCTGCTACTTCATCCGACTCGGTAAGCAGGGGACCTTCGTCCAGGACGCAGTCGAGCGGGGCTACGTCGGAGTCGACTACGGCATGGTCGACGACTTCAAGGGCAAGTTCCCCGACGAGTGGACCGCATTCAACAAGACCTACATCCCTCGTTACCTCGACCTGCACCCGGACAAGACCAAGGTGGCCGCGGGTCTTGCGTGTGGCACGATCTGGACCCTTGGCAAGGGAATGAAGGACGGAGACCTCGTCGTCACCCCGGACCCCGCTGGAATCCTGCACGTGGGCCGAGTCACCGGCCCTTACGCCTTCGTTCCAGGCGAGGAGTTGCCGCACCGCCGGCCGGTGTCGTGGCAGTTCGGGACCATCAACCGCGATGAGATGAGTGCCGAGTTGAGGCGCTCGACGGACAGGTACCCGGCCACTGTGTCCAACATCAGCCAACACCTCGCTGAGATCGAGAGTCTGCTCCAGGAATACCCGCAGTTGGTTTCGACGGATCCAGACGTTGAGGATCCCGTTCAGTTCGCCCTGGAGAAGTACCTGGAGGAGTTCCTCGTCGACAACTGGACGAGGACTGAGTTGGGGAAGCGCTACGACATCTACTGCGATGATGAGGGAAACCAGATCGGCCGCCAGTACCAAAGCGACACAGGCCCGCTCGATATCTTGGCCGTGAGCAAGGATGGCGCGGACTCCTTGTCGTCGAGCTCAAGAGGGGAAAGGCCAGCGACTCAGTCGTCGGGCAGATCCAGCGCTACATGGGCTACATCAAGGATCAGGTGGCCGAGCCCACTCAAGCAGTTCGCGGCGTGA
- a CDS encoding WhiB family transcriptional regulator: MFLAEVSEWTLRAKCRDMADALFPEGKDQKRARTVCAGCPVRSECLAEALDNRIEWGVWGGMTERERRALLRSRPDIDSWHEVLLTNPRQPGGRVVVLPSRVH; encoded by the coding sequence ATGTTTCTGGCTGAAGTGAGCGAGTGGACACTGCGAGCGAAATGCCGCGACATGGCCGATGCACTCTTCCCCGAGGGGAAGGACCAGAAGAGGGCCAGGACGGTGTGCGCCGGGTGCCCGGTGCGGTCCGAGTGCCTCGCGGAGGCCCTGGACAATCGCATCGAGTGGGGCGTCTGGGGTGGCATGACTGAACGTGAGCGCCGCGCGTTGCTCCGTTCGCGACCCGACATCGACTCGTGGCACGAGGTGCTCCTGACGAACCCTCGGCAGCCCGGCGGGCGCGTGGTGGTCCTCCCGAGTCGGGTGCATTGA
- a CDS encoding IS3 family transposase (programmed frameshift), translating into MPKPHPREFRDDVVAVARKGEAPIAQLAKDFGISESCLRNWLHAADVADGVRPGVTETEGKELRDAKRRIRLLEQENEVLRRAAAYLAGEPVGKMMYPLVRELAGDGIPVTVACRVLKLARQPYYRWLACPVTARDLDQAYLANALFDAHRDDPEFGYRLLADEARETGLAGCDRTVWRICTDMGWWSVFGKKRGENGKKPAPPAHDDQVKRDFTATGPNQLWLTDITEHWTDEGKLYECAIKDVWSNRIVGYSISDRMKSRIAVDPLNMAVARRGDVTGCIVHSDRGSQFRSRKFLAALRRHHLKGSMGQIASAGDNAAMESFFALLQKNVLNRRRWHTRHELRIAIVTWTERTYHRRRRQERLGRLTPIEFETIMTTPATQAA; encoded by the exons ATGCCGAAACCCCATCCGAGAGAGTTCCGGGACGATGTTGTGGCGGTGGCCCGGAAGGGCGAGGCGCCGATCGCTCAGCTGGCCAAGGACTTCGGGATCTCCGAGTCGTGCCTGCGGAACTGGCTCCACGCTGCCGATGTCGCCGACGGGGTCCGCCCCGGTGTGACCGAGACCGAGGGCAAAGAGCTGCGTGACGCCAAGCGCAGGATCCGGCTTCTCGAGCAGGAGAACGAAGTCCTGCGCCGGGCGGCGGCGTATCTG GCAGGCGAACCTGTCGGGAAAATGATGTACCCGCTCGTGAGAGAGCTGGCCGGCGACGGGATCCCCGTCACGGTCGCGTGTCGGGTATTGAAGCTCGCCCGCCAGCCCTACTACCGCTGGCTCGCCTGTCCGGTCACCGCCCGGGATCTCGACCAGGCGTACCTCGCGAACGCCCTGTTCGACGCCCACCGCGACGATCCCGAGTTTGGCTACCGGCTGCTGGCTGATGAGGCCCGCGAGACCGGGCTGGCCGGTTGTGACCGGACGGTGTGGCGGATCTGTACCGACATGGGTTGGTGGAGCGTGTTCGGGAAGAAGCGCGGCGAGAACGGCAAGAAACCCGCCCCACCAGCCCACGACGACCAGGTGAAACGGGACTTCACCGCGACGGGTCCGAACCAGCTGTGGCTCACCGACATCACCGAGCACTGGACCGATGAGGGCAAGTTGTACGAGTGCGCGATCAAGGACGTGTGGTCCAACCGGATCGTCGGCTACTCCATCAGCGACCGGATGAAGTCCCGCATCGCGGTCGACCCGCTCAACATGGCCGTCGCCCGCCGCGGTGACGTGACCGGCTGCATCGTGCATTCCGATCGAGGATCCCAATTCCGATCCAGGAAGTTCCTGGCCGCACTCCGACGCCACCACCTCAAAGGGTCGATGGGCCAAATCGCCTCCGCCGGCGACAACGCCGCCATGGAATCCTTCTTCGCCCTGCTCCAGAAGAACGTGTTGAACCGGCGCCGCTGGCACACCCGCCACGAACTCCGGATCGCGATCGTGACCTGGACCGAACGCACCTACCACCGCCGCCGCCGGCAAGAACGCCTCGGCCGATTGACCCCCATCGAGTTCGAGACCATCATGACCACACCGGCCACCCAGGCCGCCTAA
- a CDS encoding ISL3 family transposase codes for MPDPTSYCQRCDVLLGLPGLHVTGVHRDDAGLRVEVESRPPAVMGCATCGVVAHAHGRQRVELIDAACFTAPVRLWWRKRRWLCPEPSCPVTSFMEQDPDVARPRALLTARATSWAVGQMRRENASVQGLARQLGCAWRTLWRAVKPNLEAAAADESRFAGVTSLGVDEHIWHHVSTRPVEQGGRGPKEFTGMVDLTRDKDGRVRARLLDLVPGRSGEAYTSWLKVRGDTFREGVEIATLDPFHGYKNAIDDQLEDAIAVLDAFHVVKLGTAAVDEVRRRVQQDIHGHRGRKNDPLYRIRNLLRAGLEHLSDGQKTRLKTAFTADDRHVEVEVAWHCAQQLRSVYHQPSHADGRRVAEKILATFPSCPIPEIARLGRTLNQWRDAFLGYFTTSGANNGGTEAINGLIELARRIARGFRDPDNYRLRMLLIGGGLRL; via the coding sequence ATGCCCGATCCTACTTCCTACTGCCAGCGCTGTGATGTTCTTCTGGGCCTGCCCGGGCTCCATGTGACCGGTGTCCATCGCGACGACGCGGGGCTTCGGGTTGAGGTCGAGTCTCGGCCTCCTGCGGTGATGGGCTGCGCGACATGTGGGGTCGTGGCGCATGCGCATGGCCGGCAGCGGGTGGAGTTGATCGACGCTGCCTGTTTCACGGCGCCGGTGCGGTTGTGGTGGCGGAAACGACGATGGCTGTGTCCGGAGCCGTCGTGTCCGGTGACCTCGTTCATGGAACAAGACCCCGACGTGGCGCGGCCCAGAGCGTTGCTCACCGCTCGGGCGACATCGTGGGCGGTCGGGCAGATGCGCCGCGAGAACGCTTCGGTTCAGGGTCTTGCCCGTCAGCTGGGTTGTGCTTGGAGGACGCTGTGGCGAGCCGTCAAGCCGAACCTTGAAGCCGCTGCTGCCGATGAGTCGCGCTTCGCCGGTGTCACCTCGCTGGGTGTTGACGAACACATTTGGCATCACGTCTCGACCAGGCCTGTCGAGCAGGGTGGACGCGGCCCGAAGGAGTTCACCGGCATGGTTGATCTCACCCGTGACAAGGACGGACGCGTCCGGGCGCGGCTCCTTGATCTGGTCCCGGGTCGTTCCGGCGAGGCCTACACGTCGTGGCTGAAGGTCCGCGGCGACACGTTCCGCGAAGGCGTCGAGATCGCCACGCTGGACCCGTTCCACGGCTACAAGAACGCCATCGACGACCAGTTGGAGGACGCCATCGCGGTGCTTGACGCGTTCCACGTCGTCAAGCTTGGCACGGCCGCGGTCGATGAGGTCCGCCGCCGGGTCCAGCAAGACATCCACGGCCACCGCGGCCGCAAGAACGATCCGCTGTATCGGATCCGGAACCTGCTGCGCGCCGGTCTGGAACACCTCAGCGACGGGCAGAAGACCCGCCTCAAAACCGCGTTCACCGCCGATGACCGCCACGTCGAAGTCGAGGTCGCCTGGCACTGCGCCCAACAACTGCGCTCGGTCTACCACCAGCCAAGCCACGCCGACGGGCGCAGGGTCGCAGAGAAGATCCTGGCCACGTTCCCGTCGTGTCCGATCCCGGAGATCGCCCGCCTCGGCCGGACCCTGAACCAGTGGCGAGACGCGTTCCTAGGCTACTTCACCACCAGCGGCGCCAACAACGGCGGAACCGAAGCCATCAACGGGCTGATCGAACTCGCCCGCCGCATCGCCCGAGGATTCCGCGACCCCGACAACTACCGCCTCAGAATGCTCCTCATCGGCGGCGGACTACGCCTCTGA
- a CDS encoding TlpA family protein disulfide reductase has translation MRLLLPALLMVALATGCSTASTASPGQTPSTAPADLAALAEQYGLQACPETDPDAVAVDGGLPATALTCLDGSTTVNLAGLPRTPTIINFWAQWCGPCRVESPFLREAAAQLDGVSFLGVDYDDPQPDWAIEFASLAGFAWPHVMDPDRSLRAELSIAGIPTTFFVGADGRIAGVHAGQLESTEQLLDLAEKYLEVS, from the coding sequence ATGAGGCTACTGCTCCCCGCCCTGCTCATGGTCGCGCTGGCGACCGGCTGCAGTACGGCCTCCACCGCCTCGCCTGGGCAGACACCCTCCACGGCACCGGCGGACCTCGCCGCGTTGGCCGAGCAGTACGGGCTGCAGGCCTGCCCAGAGACCGACCCTGACGCCGTGGCCGTGGACGGAGGCCTCCCCGCGACCGCTCTGACCTGCCTGGACGGGTCGACGACGGTGAACCTGGCAGGTCTGCCGCGGACGCCTACCATCATCAACTTCTGGGCCCAGTGGTGCGGCCCCTGCCGCGTCGAGTCCCCGTTCCTCCGGGAGGCGGCTGCGCAGCTCGATGGCGTCTCGTTCCTGGGCGTCGACTATGACGATCCACAGCCCGACTGGGCGATCGAGTTCGCCTCGCTGGCCGGCTTCGCCTGGCCGCACGTCATGGACCCCGACCGGTCCCTGCGGGCCGAGCTGTCGATCGCCGGGATTCCGACGACGTTCTTCGTCGGCGCGGACGGCCGCATCGCCGGCGTTCACGCGGGTCAGCTGGAGTCGACCGAGCAGCTGCTCGACCTGGCCGAGAAGTACCTGGAGGTGTCATGA
- the nth gene encoding endonuclease III: protein MLSAPPAEINSALGRAYPDARCELDFRNPFELLVATVLSAQSTDRRVNAVSEVLFERWPTASELATAEPLDVESVITPVGFYRTKTASVIGLSRRIVDDFDGVVPGTLEELVTLPGVGRKTANVVLGNAFDVPGVTPDTHLIRLANRFGWVASTKPDDVERAVGRLFPPCDWVMVCHRVIWHGRRCCHARRPACGACPVADLCPSRHIGEQDPTRSSSTRFHIISPRNS, encoded by the coding sequence ATGCTTTCCGCGCCGCCGGCCGAGATCAACTCGGCGCTGGGGCGGGCCTATCCCGACGCCAGGTGCGAACTGGACTTCCGGAACCCGTTCGAGTTGCTCGTCGCGACCGTCCTCTCGGCGCAGTCGACGGATCGCCGGGTCAACGCGGTATCGGAGGTACTTTTCGAACGCTGGCCCACGGCGTCCGAACTGGCGACGGCCGAGCCGCTCGACGTGGAGTCGGTCATCACGCCCGTGGGCTTCTACCGCACGAAGACCGCGTCCGTCATCGGGCTGTCGCGGCGCATCGTTGACGACTTCGACGGCGTCGTCCCCGGCACGCTTGAGGAGCTCGTCACGCTGCCCGGAGTCGGCAGGAAGACCGCCAATGTGGTGCTCGGCAACGCCTTCGACGTCCCCGGCGTCACGCCAGACACCCACCTCATCCGGCTGGCGAACCGGTTCGGCTGGGTCGCCAGCACGAAGCCGGACGACGTTGAGCGGGCCGTCGGACGGCTGTTTCCGCCGTGCGACTGGGTCATGGTGTGTCACCGCGTCATCTGGCACGGTCGACGCTGCTGTCACGCCAGGCGGCCAGCCTGCGGCGCGTGTCCCGTCGCGGACCTGTGCCCGTCGCGCCACATCGGCGAGCAGGATCCCACGCGCTCCTCGTCGACAAGATTCCACATCATCTCACCACGGAACTCATGA
- a CDS encoding DUF4177 domain-containing protein, whose protein sequence is MTKWEYFVAPILSHVAAQILNNFGSEGWELIQLAPGPNPDTLVGYFKRPVQ, encoded by the coding sequence ATGACCAAGTGGGAATACTTCGTGGCTCCGATCCTCAGCCATGTCGCGGCGCAGATCCTGAACAACTTCGGCTCCGAAGGCTGGGAACTCATCCAGCTCGCACCCGGCCCCAACCCCGACACCCTCGTCGGCTACTTCAAGCGCCCGGTGCAGTGA